The following are encoded in a window of Paenibacillaceae bacterium GAS479 genomic DNA:
- a CDS encoding fructose-1,6-bisphosphatase II: MERELALEVVRVTELAALASAPWVGRGSKMQADDAATEAMRRMFGSISIRGKVVIGEGEMDEAPMLYIGEKLGTGIGPEVDVAVDPLEGTELAARGLNNAISVLALAPKGQLLHAPDMYMEKLAVGPELAGRLNLLDPLSATVRKAARELDKPLSELTVLLLDRPRHAALMSELRELGVRIRLLTDGDVTGAMAPCYPETGVDLYVGSGGAPEGVLAAAAIKCLGGEIQGRLLPENDEQLRRCILMGISNPSRVLGTKDMAGNGDVIFAATGVTKGDFLEGVRYLPGRMAHTHSVVMRAATRTVRYIHTRHDLSLKAVERGEQAIG; the protein is encoded by the coding sequence ATGGAACGGGAATTGGCACTCGAGGTTGTCCGCGTTACCGAGCTTGCGGCGCTTGCATCCGCGCCTTGGGTTGGACGAGGCAGCAAGATGCAAGCGGATGATGCCGCTACGGAAGCGATGAGGAGAATGTTCGGATCGATCTCGATTCGCGGCAAGGTAGTCATCGGGGAAGGTGAAATGGACGAGGCGCCGATGCTGTACATCGGTGAGAAGCTTGGCACCGGAATCGGCCCGGAGGTGGATGTAGCCGTTGACCCGCTGGAAGGCACCGAGCTGGCTGCGCGAGGGCTGAACAACGCGATCTCCGTGCTGGCATTAGCGCCCAAAGGCCAACTGCTTCACGCTCCGGATATGTATATGGAAAAGCTCGCTGTAGGTCCGGAGTTGGCTGGAAGACTAAACCTGCTTGATCCTTTATCCGCCACGGTACGCAAAGCAGCGCGTGAGCTTGACAAACCGCTGTCGGAGCTGACCGTGCTCCTGCTCGATAGACCGCGCCATGCCGCGTTAATGAGCGAGCTGCGAGAGCTCGGCGTCCGCATTCGGCTGCTGACTGATGGGGACGTTACGGGAGCGATGGCCCCTTGTTATCCCGAGACTGGCGTAGACTTGTATGTCGGTTCAGGCGGAGCGCCGGAAGGTGTGCTGGCGGCTGCGGCGATCAAATGCCTGGGCGGCGAGATTCAAGGCCGGCTGCTGCCGGAAAATGACGAACAGCTACGGCGCTGCATTCTCATGGGAATTTCCAATCCGTCCCGAGTTCTCGGCACGAAGGATATGGCTGGAAATGGAGATGTTATTTTTGCCGCTACAGGTGTGACGAAGGGTGACTTCCTAGAAGGCGTGAGGTATTTGCCGGGCCGCATGGCACATACCCATTCGGTCGTCATGCGGGCAGCTACGCGCACCGTAAGGTATATTCATACGCGCCATGACTTGTCGCTGAAGGCGGTAGAGCGGGGAGAGCAGGCAATCGGCTGA
- a CDS encoding glyceraldehyde 3-phosphate dehydrogenase has product MRVAISGTGRIGRLCIRRLLDLPSSSGLELVAINTTCPAETLAHLLKYDTVHGRWEGGIEPSDSSLIVRARRIELVSERDPARLPWKRLGIDLVIDATGAFTKRAGMEGHLAAGAARVLLTSPGEADLTAVMGVNESAFDPELHCLISAASCTTNCLAPVLKVLHQAFGVRGGWATSIHAFTNDQNHMDNPHRDLRRARACTSSIVPAVTGMSKALKEVLPELAPLIQGTAVRVPVADVSLLQLQLELGEPVGAEAVRAAFQKAATGPMGQYVGYSELPLVSADYIGCDKSAVVDGLSILVRGSSIQLSAWYDNEWGYACRVIDLADLISSRCGKEVRRADVQEQVLF; this is encoded by the coding sequence ATGCGGGTTGCGATTAGCGGAACGGGACGAATCGGAAGGCTGTGCATACGGCGACTGCTCGATCTGCCCTCATCATCTGGACTTGAGCTTGTTGCCATTAATACGACCTGCCCGGCCGAAACGCTAGCCCATCTGCTGAAATACGACACGGTGCATGGACGGTGGGAAGGCGGTATTGAACCGTCTGATAGCAGCTTGATCGTAAGGGCCCGCAGAATCGAGCTCGTCTCCGAAAGAGACCCAGCCCGACTGCCGTGGAAACGGCTTGGCATTGACCTCGTCATTGACGCCACCGGAGCATTCACAAAGCGAGCCGGTATGGAGGGGCATCTGGCGGCAGGAGCGGCGCGAGTGCTGCTGACCTCTCCCGGGGAGGCGGATCTCACCGCCGTCATGGGCGTGAACGAGTCCGCATTTGACCCGGAGCTCCATTGCTTAATTTCGGCTGCATCCTGTACGACGAACTGCCTGGCACCGGTGCTGAAAGTGCTTCATCAGGCCTTTGGCGTGCGGGGAGGCTGGGCGACTTCGATCCATGCTTTTACTAACGACCAGAATCATATGGACAATCCGCATCGCGACTTGAGAAGAGCCCGGGCTTGCACTTCCTCAATCGTACCGGCCGTCACGGGAATGTCCAAAGCACTCAAAGAGGTGCTTCCAGAGCTTGCGCCGCTCATTCAAGGCACGGCGGTGCGCGTCCCGGTAGCGGATGTATCTTTGCTACAGCTGCAGCTTGAGCTTGGCGAGCCAGTTGGCGCTGAAGCTGTTCGAGCGGCATTTCAGAAAGCGGCGACTGGTCCTATGGGACAATATGTCGGTTACAGCGAGCTGCCGCTCGTTTCGGCCGATTATATCGGCTGCGACAAGTCCGCCGTTGTTGACGGGCTCAGCATTCTCGTCCGCGGAAGCTCCATCCAGCTCAGCGCCTGGTATGACAACGAGTGGGGCTACGCCTGCCGCGTCATAGACCTCGCTGACCTGATTTCCAGCCGATGCGGGAAGGAAGTTCGGCGGGCTGATGTTCAGGAACAGGTTTTATTTTAA
- a CDS encoding SR1 protein has product MKAEQAAVVGSKLEYGLVLCRNCNEIMYTLPTNRVKRFYSLCESLNCRELQPEAAVMASVVASTEEE; this is encoded by the coding sequence ATGAAAGCGGAACAAGCGGCTGTGGTGGGCAGCAAGTTGGAATACGGTCTGGTGCTTTGCCGGAATTGCAATGAGATTATGTATACGCTTCCTACGAACAGAGTCAAGCGTTTTTATAGTCTTTGCGAGTCGTTGAACTGTCGAGAGCTGCAGCCGGAAGCAGCGGTAATGGCATCGGTAGTGGCATCGACTGAGGAGGAATAG
- a CDS encoding pyruvate phosphate dikinase, whose product MAERKVYFFEEGHFGMKNLLGGKGANLAEMTAAGVPVPPGFTVTTEACMDYFRDGEVFSEELWASIQEALSRLEEKTGQRLGDRVDPLLVSVRSGAVASMPGMMDTILNLGLNDETVDALAAQTGDERFAYDCYRRLIQMFGEVVLGLDSWRFERLLEKLKHNHGCTEDQQLSGAAWQELVEQYKDSVAAAAGRPFPQDVLEQLRLAVQAVFRSWNNPRARIYRGINRISDLQGTAVTIQQMAFGNKGDDCGTGVVFTRNPSTGEPGLYGEFLVNAQGEDVVAGTRTPRPIAELKSIMPEVYAELESWCSKLEMRYGDMQDIEFTVEHNKLFLLQTRGGKRNAQAALRIAVDLVREGRISREEAVRRVELPHLEQLLHRGIDESAGAQPLASGLPASPGAAIGMAVFDADTAESWSREGRPVILIRPETTPDDIHGVLAAEGILTSRGGMTSHAAVVARGMGKPAICGCEALDVDVDARCMSVRGGAGVGEGTSLSAGTGAGSGKGTSTFIREGDWLTLDGSTGRVILGKMPLREPIASEELLKVLRWADEIRRLAVYANADTPEDARTARSLGAQGIGLCRTEHMFFAPERLVVMQQMIAAETELEREKALAELLPMQQQDFEGIFEAMDGLPVTIRLLDPPLHEFLPGREELQRKLDAAAEETERLHLQRLLRRSEALREANPMLGQRGCRLGIMHPEIYRMQAEAVCLAAAACAERGVDVRAEIMIPLVGAAAELGLLRAEVEETARRLLSAEQREARPIRIGTMIEVPRAALTAGQIAVHADFFSFGTNDLTQMTYGYSRDDAEGKFLARYVERKLLPSNPFQVLDKDGVGQLIQMAAENGRAVRPDLKTGICGEHGGDRESIFFCHAIGLDYVSCSPYRIPMARIAAAQAVLEADPLPGRKEAVPV is encoded by the coding sequence ATGGCGGAGCGAAAGGTTTATTTTTTCGAGGAAGGCCATTTCGGTATGAAAAACCTGCTAGGAGGCAAAGGGGCCAATCTGGCCGAGATGACAGCAGCCGGTGTTCCTGTGCCCCCCGGTTTTACCGTTACGACGGAGGCTTGTATGGACTATTTCCGTGATGGCGAAGTTTTTTCCGAAGAGCTGTGGGCGAGTATTCAAGAGGCGCTTAGCAGACTGGAGGAGAAAACGGGCCAGCGCCTGGGAGACCGCGTAGATCCGCTGCTCGTTTCGGTGCGCTCCGGGGCGGTGGCTTCCATGCCGGGTATGATGGATACGATTCTCAACCTTGGCCTGAACGATGAAACGGTGGACGCGCTGGCGGCCCAGACCGGAGACGAGCGCTTTGCTTACGACTGTTATCGTCGACTAATTCAGATGTTCGGGGAAGTTGTGCTCGGACTGGATTCCTGGCGGTTCGAGCGGTTGCTGGAAAAGCTCAAGCACAACCACGGCTGCACAGAGGATCAGCAATTGAGCGGCGCTGCGTGGCAGGAGTTGGTCGAGCAGTACAAGGATTCGGTTGCCGCTGCTGCCGGTCGTCCGTTTCCGCAAGATGTATTGGAGCAGCTGAGGCTCGCTGTGCAAGCGGTATTCCGTTCGTGGAACAACCCGCGAGCTCGAATTTATCGTGGGATCAATCGTATTTCTGATTTGCAGGGAACGGCCGTGACGATCCAGCAGATGGCTTTTGGTAATAAAGGAGACGATTGCGGCACAGGGGTTGTATTTACGCGTAATCCTTCTACTGGAGAGCCGGGTCTTTACGGAGAGTTTCTCGTAAACGCGCAGGGAGAGGACGTGGTCGCGGGAACCCGCACACCGCGCCCGATCGCGGAGCTGAAAAGCATTATGCCGGAAGTGTATGCCGAGCTGGAGTCGTGGTGCTCGAAGCTGGAAATGCGCTATGGCGATATGCAGGACATCGAGTTCACCGTGGAGCATAACAAGCTTTTTTTACTACAAACGCGCGGCGGCAAGCGCAATGCTCAGGCAGCTCTGCGCATTGCGGTTGATCTCGTCCGCGAAGGCAGGATCAGCCGTGAGGAGGCGGTGCGGCGAGTGGAGCTGCCCCATTTGGAGCAGCTGCTGCACCGAGGTATCGACGAGTCGGCTGGGGCGCAGCCGCTCGCCAGCGGGCTGCCGGCCTCGCCAGGGGCGGCAATCGGCATGGCTGTGTTCGATGCGGATACCGCCGAAAGCTGGAGCCGTGAAGGGCGGCCGGTTATTCTGATCCGGCCGGAAACGACGCCGGATGACATCCACGGCGTGCTTGCTGCGGAGGGTATTTTGACGAGCCGCGGCGGAATGACGAGCCATGCCGCAGTGGTGGCCCGGGGCATGGGCAAACCAGCCATCTGCGGCTGCGAGGCGCTGGATGTCGATGTAGATGCCCGCTGCATGTCAGTGCGCGGGGGAGCAGGAGTGGGCGAGGGTACGAGTTTAAGTGCAGGTACCGGTGCAGGTTCCGGAAAAGGCACAAGTACATTCATCCGTGAAGGCGACTGGCTGACGCTTGATGGCAGCACGGGCCGGGTCATTCTAGGCAAGATGCCGCTGCGTGAGCCGATCGCATCGGAGGAGTTGCTTAAGGTGCTGCGCTGGGCCGACGAAATTCGCAGGCTGGCGGTGTATGCCAATGCAGATACGCCGGAGGATGCCCGGACGGCCCGTTCACTTGGCGCTCAGGGAATCGGGTTATGCCGCACGGAGCATATGTTTTTTGCGCCGGAACGACTGGTGGTCATGCAGCAGATGATCGCGGCTGAAACAGAGCTTGAGCGTGAGAAAGCTCTGGCTGAACTGTTGCCTATGCAACAGCAGGACTTCGAGGGCATCTTTGAGGCGATGGATGGATTGCCGGTGACGATTCGGCTGCTGGACCCACCGCTGCATGAGTTCCTTCCGGGACGGGAGGAGTTGCAACGCAAGCTGGATGCGGCAGCGGAGGAGACGGAGCGGCTGCATTTGCAAAGGCTGCTGCGGCGCTCGGAGGCACTACGCGAAGCGAATCCGATGCTCGGCCAGCGTGGCTGCCGCCTCGGCATCATGCATCCGGAAATTTACCGGATGCAGGCAGAGGCGGTATGCCTCGCAGCGGCAGCCTGCGCGGAGCGGGGTGTGGATGTACGGGCGGAGATTATGATTCCGCTCGTTGGCGCCGCCGCGGAGCTAGGGCTGTTGCGGGCGGAGGTCGAGGAGACTGCTCGCCGCCTGCTATCGGCGGAGCAGCGCGAGGCGCGGCCGATCCGCATCGGCACGATGATCGAGGTGCCGAGAGCGGCGCTGACGGCGGGGCAGATCGCGGTGCATGCGGACTTTTTCTCCTTTGGCACCAATGATCTAACGCAAATGACCTATGGCTACAGCCGTGACGATGCCGAGGGCAAATTCCTTGCCCGTTATGTCGAGCGCAAACTGCTGCCGAGCAACCCATTTCAGGTGTTGGACAAGGATGGCGTTGGGCAACTGATCCAGATGGCAGCGGAGAACGGCCGCGCGGTGCGACCGGATCTGAAAACCGGTATTTGCGGAGAGCATGGCGGCGACCGTGAATCAATTTTCTTTTGCCATGCGATTGGGCTCGACTATGTCAGTTGCTCCCCTTATCGCATTCCGATGGCCCGCATTGCAGCGGCGCAAGCCGTTCTTGAGGCTGATCCACTGCCTGGTCGCAAAGAAGCCGTCCCGGTGTAA
- a CDS encoding CBS domain-containing protein → METVRRRAPITGEQIAELLGVTRPTIRSDLGLLVMLGYLDAKPKVGYFLGKDGGSESGPDGAADAAMLPVREIMEVPVVLRETATVSDAVVALFLENVGSLTVVDAEGRLAGIVSRKDLLKVAIGNPQASSMPLGLVMTRLSNLATITPQHTVRDAMAIMIAREIDGVPIVQPRQGGPDAGLEAVGRITKTTVMRLFYEASARN, encoded by the coding sequence GTGGAAACGGTTCGCAGGCGTGCTCCGATTACGGGAGAGCAGATCGCTGAGCTGCTCGGGGTGACGCGCCCAACGATCCGCTCCGACCTCGGCCTGCTCGTCATGCTCGGTTACTTGGATGCCAAGCCTAAAGTCGGCTATTTTCTAGGTAAGGATGGCGGGAGCGAATCGGGCCCGGACGGAGCTGCAGATGCAGCTATGCTGCCCGTGCGCGAGATCATGGAGGTTCCTGTTGTACTCCGTGAGACTGCGACGGTCAGCGATGCTGTTGTGGCATTGTTTCTGGAAAATGTGGGCAGCCTCACTGTTGTCGATGCTGAGGGACGTTTGGCGGGTATTGTTTCGCGCAAGGACTTGCTCAAGGTTGCGATTGGCAATCCACAGGCTTCGTCTATGCCGCTTGGTCTGGTTATGACTCGCCTGTCTAATTTGGCCACGATCACGCCCCAGCATACGGTGCGCGACGCCATGGCGATTATGATTGCCCGAGAGATCGATGGGGTGCCGATTGTCCAGCCTCGTCAGGGCGGACCGGACGCAGGGCTAGAAGCCGTCGGGCGTATAACGAAAACGACGGTAATGCGGCTTTTTTATGAGGCTTCCGCTAGGAATTGA
- a CDS encoding L-threonine ammonia-lyase: MNSSTPSPQDPILVPAESHEPIVRIPLEEIMHAQMTLNEVITRTPLQHNRVLSGRYNCNVLLKREDLQVVRSFKIRGAYHRIRTLPPEELAKGVVCASAGNHAQGVAYSCQTLGIRGKIFMPSTTPRQKVTQVEFFGGSQVDIVLIGDTYDDAYAEAVKECERSGAAFIHPFDDPAIIAGNGTVGKEIMDATDTLPDYVFVTVGGGGLAAGVASYIKAVSPRTRIIGVEPEGAASLEMSLRAGQVTPLETIDKFVDGAAVKRIGDLTFAICRELLDDVVLVPEGKACTTLLSLYNENAIVAEPAGALAVAALDLYREELEGKTVVCIISGGNNDVDRMQEMKERSLIYEGLKHYFTVNFPQRTGALREFLDEVLGPNDDIVRFEYTKTHNKENGPALVGIELKYREDYSGLIGRMKAKGYQFVELNKDPVLFDLLI; encoded by the coding sequence ATGAACTCCAGCACCCCTTCCCCACAAGACCCGATCCTCGTGCCTGCCGAAAGCCATGAGCCTATTGTCAGGATTCCGCTGGAGGAGATCATGCATGCGCAAATGACACTTAATGAGGTCATTACTCGCACCCCGCTCCAGCATAATCGCGTGCTTTCGGGCCGTTATAACTGTAATGTTTTGCTCAAGCGGGAGGATCTTCAGGTGGTCCGCTCCTTTAAGATTCGCGGTGCTTATCACCGTATCCGCACCTTGCCTCCAGAGGAGCTTGCCAAAGGGGTCGTCTGCGCCAGCGCCGGCAACCATGCCCAGGGCGTGGCCTACTCCTGTCAGACGCTCGGCATTCGCGGAAAGATTTTCATGCCTAGCACAACGCCACGTCAAAAGGTGACGCAGGTGGAGTTTTTTGGCGGCAGCCAGGTAGACATTGTGCTCATCGGCGATACGTATGATGATGCCTACGCAGAAGCAGTCAAGGAATGCGAGCGCTCCGGCGCCGCCTTCATCCACCCGTTCGACGATCCCGCCATCATCGCTGGAAACGGTACAGTTGGCAAAGAAATCATGGATGCAACCGACACCTTACCGGACTACGTGTTCGTTACTGTTGGTGGAGGCGGTCTGGCCGCCGGCGTCGCTTCCTACATTAAAGCCGTTTCGCCTCGTACCCGCATTATCGGCGTCGAGCCGGAGGGAGCTGCATCGCTGGAAATGTCGCTGCGTGCCGGACAAGTGACGCCGCTCGAAACGATCGACAAGTTCGTCGACGGCGCAGCTGTCAAACGGATTGGCGATTTGACCTTTGCCATTTGCCGCGAACTGCTCGACGATGTCGTGCTTGTGCCGGAAGGCAAAGCATGTACAACCTTGCTGAGCCTGTACAACGAAAATGCAATCGTCGCCGAGCCGGCTGGTGCGCTTGCGGTCGCCGCCCTGGATTTGTACCGCGAAGAGTTAGAGGGCAAAACGGTCGTCTGCATCATCAGCGGAGGCAACAACGATGTCGATCGGATGCAGGAAATGAAAGAGCGCTCCCTCATTTATGAGGGGTTGAAGCATTATTTTACCGTCAATTTCCCTCAGCGCACGGGCGCGCTTCGTGAGTTCTTGGACGAGGTGCTCGGCCCGAACGACGACATCGTGCGGTTCGAGTACACCAAAACGCATAACAAGGAGAACGGCCCCGCACTCGTCGGCATCGAGCTGAAGTACCGCGAGGACTACAGCGGCCTTATCGGCCGCATGAAGGCCAAGGGTTATCAGTTTGTTGAGTTGAACAAAGATCCGGTGTTGTTTGATTTGTTGATTTGA
- a CDS encoding flavodoxin I, whose translation MDKIIIVCCSMTGNTEEMADAIAEGVREAGAQPVIKDIMDVEASELEQYEGILIGAYTWGEGDLPDEFLDFYEGMNGVNLEGRAAAAFGSGDTSYDIYCGAVDQVETKLKERGATVIAPGFKVEFNPTDAEKEELRALGRQMAAMPAPVA comes from the coding sequence ATGGATAAAATCATTATTGTATGCTGCAGCATGACAGGCAACACGGAAGAAATGGCGGATGCGATCGCCGAGGGAGTACGCGAGGCAGGTGCGCAGCCGGTAATCAAAGACATCATGGATGTCGAAGCTTCCGAGCTGGAGCAGTATGAGGGCATTCTGATCGGGGCTTATACATGGGGAGAAGGCGATCTGCCGGATGAGTTCCTGGATTTCTATGAAGGAATGAACGGGGTGAACCTAGAGGGGCGGGCTGCGGCTGCGTTCGGCTCTGGGGATACTTCGTATGATATTTACTGCGGAGCGGTGGATCAGGTTGAGACTAAGCTTAAGGAGCGCGGAGCGACGGTGATTGCGCCCGGCTTCAAGGTTGAGTTCAATCCTACGGATGCTGAAAAAGAAGAGCTGCGCGCGCTAGGCCGACAAATGGCCGCGATGCCTGCTCCGGTTGCTTGA
- a CDS encoding deoxyguanosine kinase, which translates to MNHAPYIAVEGPIGAGKTTLASMLADELQLPLVKEIVEENPFLDKFYQDMDDWSFQLEMFFLCNRYKQLEDAVIPKLAQGQSIISDYHIYKNLIFSERTLKGVKRDKYRHIYHVLTDDLPKPNLILYIRADLEVLLERIAKRGRSFEEDISADYLQQLIQDYDAAMTSLAEREPSTTIITINGNEIDFVANPEHFGQIVHRVKECLSQ; encoded by the coding sequence ATGAACCATGCACCTTACATTGCCGTCGAAGGCCCGATCGGGGCTGGCAAAACGACGCTAGCCTCCATGCTGGCGGACGAGCTTCAGCTTCCGTTGGTCAAAGAAATTGTGGAGGAGAATCCTTTTCTCGATAAGTTCTATCAGGATATGGACGACTGGAGCTTTCAACTAGAGATGTTCTTTCTGTGCAACCGGTATAAGCAGCTTGAGGATGCCGTCATTCCAAAGCTCGCCCAAGGACAGTCGATCATCTCGGATTATCATATCTACAAAAACCTGATATTCAGCGAGCGCACGTTGAAAGGCGTCAAGAGGGACAAATACCGCCACATCTACCATGTGCTGACGGATGATCTGCCCAAGCCGAATCTCATTCTGTACATCCGCGCCGATCTGGAGGTTCTGCTGGAGAGGATCGCCAAGCGGGGCCGTTCGTTCGAGGAGGACATATCCGCAGATTATTTGCAGCAACTGATTCAGGATTATGATGCGGCGATGACTTCCCTCGCGGAACGTGAACCGTCTACCACGATTATTACGATTAATGGGAACGAGATCGATTTTGTTGCCAATCCGGAGCATTTTGGGCAGATCGTTCACCGCGTAAAGGAGTGCTTATCACAATGA
- a CDS encoding deoxyadenosine/deoxycytidine kinase: MNPFGIPENAVITIAGTVGVGKSTLTSALAQRLGFRTSLEQVDYNPYLDKFYHDFERWSFHLQIYFLAERFKEQKKMFELGGGFVQDRSIYEDTGIFAKMHADQGTMSKVDYETYTSLYEAMVMTPYFPHPDVLIYIEGSLPSILRRITERGREMEIQTDVSYWEHMHARYARWIGEFSACPVLRLNIDEYDVNDSASTTDILTRVAKVIGR; the protein is encoded by the coding sequence ATGAACCCATTCGGCATTCCCGAAAATGCGGTTATAACAATCGCCGGAACGGTAGGTGTCGGCAAGTCGACTCTAACCTCTGCACTGGCACAGCGTTTGGGCTTCCGCACGTCGCTTGAGCAGGTTGACTACAACCCTTATCTGGACAAGTTTTATCACGATTTCGAGAGATGGAGCTTCCATTTACAAATCTATTTCCTGGCGGAGCGCTTCAAGGAACAGAAGAAGATGTTCGAACTGGGTGGAGGTTTTGTGCAGGATCGCTCGATCTACGAGGATACGGGCATCTTTGCCAAAATGCATGCCGACCAAGGGACGATGTCCAAGGTCGATTATGAAACGTATACCAGCCTGTATGAGGCGATGGTTATGACGCCATATTTCCCGCATCCCGATGTTCTTATCTACATCGAGGGAAGCCTTCCGTCGATCCTTAGACGGATTACGGAGCGAGGCAGAGAGATGGAGATCCAAACCGACGTCTCGTATTGGGAGCATATGCATGCTCGGTACGCTAGGTGGATCGGTGAGTTTAGCGCATGTCCAGTGCTGCGACTCAACATCGACGAATATGATGTGAATGATTCCGCTTCGACGACCGACATTCTGACCCGCGTAGCAAAAGTAATCGGCCGTTGA
- a CDS encoding ribosome biogenesis GTPase, which yields MTSEEKAPILTMLESYGWNESWEESLKGARAKAGGAEGLEPARITAQFSHLYRLVSASGEHLAEVTGRYAFDAANKTAYPSVGDWVLAAVPKPGDSSRASIHALLQRRSALIRREAGSVPEGQVIAANIDTLFLTTAMNHDFNLRRIERYMVAAWESGASPVVLLTKADLVEDPDELVRQVQAASPGVPVHAVSAQENEGLDQLLPYLKPGTTIAVAGSSGVGKSTLLNWLAGSEEQRVQGVRGGDDRGRHTTTHRELFRLPDGALLIDTPGMRELQLWEQDSGSDAHADAFADIEELTQRCQYRDCTHGKREQGCAIKSALARGELDAGRYENYLKTGRELARIARKEQIAARKNLTPAQNRLRNKQERRSGKRSSQSWE from the coding sequence TTGACTTCAGAAGAAAAAGCACCAATCTTAACTATGCTTGAAAGCTACGGTTGGAACGAAAGCTGGGAAGAAAGTTTGAAGGGAGCGCGCGCGAAAGCAGGAGGAGCCGAAGGGCTTGAGCCTGCCCGTATCACCGCTCAATTCTCACATCTATATCGGCTGGTCTCCGCTTCGGGTGAGCATTTGGCCGAGGTGACCGGGCGTTACGCCTTTGATGCAGCAAACAAAACCGCTTACCCCTCAGTCGGTGACTGGGTATTGGCTGCCGTACCAAAGCCAGGCGACAGCTCCCGCGCTAGTATTCATGCGCTGCTCCAGAGGCGCTCGGCGTTGATTCGCAGGGAAGCCGGTTCGGTTCCGGAGGGTCAGGTTATCGCAGCTAACATCGATACTTTGTTCCTCACGACGGCCATGAACCATGACTTCAACCTGCGAAGGATCGAGCGTTATATGGTCGCCGCCTGGGAAAGCGGCGCGTCCCCCGTCGTGCTGCTGACGAAAGCCGACCTCGTCGAAGACCCAGACGAGTTAGTGCGCCAGGTTCAGGCTGCTTCGCCCGGCGTGCCGGTACATGCGGTCAGCGCGCAGGAGAATGAAGGACTCGACCAATTGCTGCCGTATTTGAAACCCGGCACAACGATCGCTGTCGCTGGTTCTTCCGGCGTGGGCAAGTCCACGCTGCTTAATTGGCTGGCCGGCAGCGAGGAGCAGCGCGTGCAGGGTGTACGCGGCGGCGATGATCGCGGGCGGCACACAACTACGCATCGCGAGCTGTTCCGCCTGCCCGATGGCGCGCTGCTCATAGACACGCCAGGCATGCGCGAGTTGCAGCTTTGGGAGCAGGATAGCGGTTCGGACGCGCATGCGGATGCTTTTGCCGACATCGAGGAGCTGACGCAGCGATGCCAATACCGCGACTGCACGCATGGCAAGCGCGAACAAGGCTGCGCAATCAAGTCCGCGCTTGCTCGCGGCGAGCTGGATGCCGGCCGCTATGAGAATTACCTCAAGACCGGACGCGAGCTCGCCCGAATTGCTCGCAAAGAGCAGATTGCGGCGCGCAAAAACCTCACGCCGGCCCAAAACCGGCTGCGCAACAAGCAGGAGCGTCGCTCCGGCAAACGCTCCTCCCAGAGCTGGGAGTGA